In the Staphylococcus sp. IVB6240 genome, one interval contains:
- a CDS encoding glycosyltransferase family 2 protein → MKVRVIVPCYNETAILQRTIDKLQEILDVDAKKQGYTYDLLFVDDGSKDTTIDILQEAASESEVVKFISFSRNFGKESAMIAGFEHSVDCDAVIMIDADLQHPPELIPDMIKEYQEGYDQVIAKRNRDGETASRKWMTRLYYKMINHWVEDIELVDGIGDFRLLSKRAVRALVSMGEYNRFSKGLFAWIGYHTKILSYDNVLREAGESKWSFSSLLNYAIDGLISFNNKPLRAMIYLGLSVFGVSLLYIIYLLIDTFINGVSVPGYVTMIAAILLMGGIQLISIGVIGEYIGRIYYEVKQRPNYIVRAANVERPSEASFEVPYTSNVEEQHISSK, encoded by the coding sequence GTGAAAGTGAGAGTAATTGTACCTTGTTATAACGAAACAGCTATTTTGCAACGAACAATTGATAAGTTACAGGAAATATTAGATGTCGATGCAAAAAAACAAGGTTACACATATGATTTATTATTTGTTGATGATGGAAGTAAAGATACAACCATTGATATTTTACAAGAAGCAGCATCGGAATCAGAGGTAGTAAAATTTATTTCATTCAGTCGAAACTTTGGTAAAGAGTCTGCTATGATAGCGGGTTTTGAACATAGTGTTGATTGTGATGCAGTTATTATGATCGATGCAGATTTACAACACCCTCCTGAATTGATCCCTGATATGATAAAAGAATATCAAGAAGGTTATGATCAAGTTATTGCGAAGCGTAATCGCGATGGTGAGACAGCAAGCCGTAAATGGATGACGCGTTTATATTATAAGATGATTAATCACTGGGTTGAAGATATTGAACTCGTCGATGGTATCGGTGATTTCCGTTTATTAAGTAAACGTGCAGTTCGTGCGCTGGTAAGTATGGGTGAATACAATAGATTCTCTAAAGGGCTTTTTGCTTGGATTGGTTATCATACTAAAATCCTTAGTTATGATAATGTTTTACGAGAAGCAGGGGAGTCGAAGTGGTCATTTAGTAGTTTACTCAATTATGCAATTGATGGCTTGATCTCTTTCAATAATAAGCCTTTACGTGCCATGATTTATTTAGGTTTGTCAGTTTTTGGTGTAAGTTTACTTTATATCATATATTTACTGATAGATACTTTCATAAATGGTGTATCTGTTCCTGGATATGTTACGATGATAGCTGCCATTCTCCTAATGGGTGGTATTCAATTGATTTCAATAGGTGTCATCGGTGAATATATTGGACGTATTTATTATGAGGTTAAGCAACGACCAAATTATATTGTTCGTGCAGCAAATGTGGAACGTCCTTCTGAAGCATCATTTGAAGTCCCATATACAAGCAATGTAGAAGAACAACATATCAGTTCTAAGTAA
- a CDS encoding IS110 family transposase, whose protein sequence is MIYIEYFGIDVGKGKSFIAHYSNETFIDEFELIHNKSGFENLLNYVKQYAGIYILLESTGIYSKPLERFCNENYIPYSIVNPLESKLMTNTLRTWKTDKSDAHKLANLAKHYNKQPSQNMIKDIHIKIREVTRYYEELSNQMTYLKSTLIQLLDMTFPELQILFKDRYSKIALRVAKLFPHPDYVDVNNVSKLKELIANSTNKRLSDKKVNSYVEKLVSYTNESYPSVPADSFFVDKLIYTIDDLLNSMERQLAIQTQLIDLAQTLDEFKILTSIPGIGELTAAMVIGELGDIRAFTSHKQLNAYIGIDIKRYQSGKTHYKDKINKRGNKRARSLFYIIVQNMLKVQRLYANHIVDYYYKLKEQPYGKGHKTAVIACVNKLLKTIHHLVINNKEYDYRMSPH, encoded by the coding sequence GTGATTTATATCGAATATTTTGGTATCGATGTAGGGAAAGGGAAAAGCTTTATTGCACATTATTCAAACGAAACTTTTATAGACGAGTTTGAATTAATTCATAATAAAAGCGGCTTTGAAAATCTATTGAATTATGTAAAACAATATGCAGGGATTTATATCCTTCTTGAATCAACAGGTATATATTCCAAACCGCTAGAAAGATTCTGTAATGAAAATTACATCCCTTACAGTATAGTGAATCCGTTAGAGTCTAAGTTAATGACAAATACACTTAGAACATGGAAAACAGATAAATCAGATGCTCATAAGTTGGCAAATCTTGCGAAGCATTATAATAAGCAACCATCTCAAAATATGATAAAAGATATTCACATCAAAATAAGAGAAGTGACAAGATATTATGAAGAACTTTCTAATCAAATGACATACTTAAAAAGTACATTGATTCAGTTATTAGATATGACCTTTCCAGAACTACAAATTTTATTTAAAGACAGATACTCTAAAATCGCGTTGAGAGTTGCGAAGCTATTTCCACATCCAGATTATGTAGATGTTAATAATGTATCAAAATTGAAAGAGCTAATCGCTAATAGTACTAATAAACGATTGTCAGACAAAAAGGTAAATTCATATGTGGAGAAGTTAGTTTCTTATACGAATGAAAGTTATCCATCAGTACCCGCTGATTCATTCTTCGTAGATAAACTCATCTACACAATTGATGATTTACTTAATTCAATGGAAAGACAATTAGCCATTCAAACTCAACTTATTGACTTAGCTCAAACACTTGATGAATTTAAAATATTAACATCTATTCCAGGTATTGGAGAGTTAACTGCAGCTATGGTAATTGGAGAACTAGGTGATATACGTGCTTTCACTTCTCATAAACAGCTGAATGCTTATATTGGTATTGATATAAAAAGATATCAATCAGGAAAAACACATTACAAAGACAAAATAAATAAGCGAGGAAATAAACGTGCAAGGTCATTATTTTACATCATTGTACAAAACATGTTGAAAGTACAAAGACTATATGCCAACCACATTGTTGATTACTATTATAAATTAAAAGAACAGCCTTATGGAAAAGGCCATAAGACTGCAGTTATTGCTTGTGTGAACAAGCTGTTAAAAACTATTCATCACTTAGTTATTAACAATAAAGAATACGATTATCGAATGTCACCGCACTGA
- a CDS encoding PTS fructose transporter subunit IIABC gives MRITELLTKETVAMDLAATSKDAAISELAQQLNKAGKLNNLADFEAAIHAREEQSSTGIGEGIAIPHAKVAAVDTPAIAFGKSKAGIDYQSLDMQPAHLFFMIAAPASGAQTHLDALAKLSGILMDDKVREALLHAESPEEVLAIINKADDEVADEDEVVAPADLDASEPYVLAVTACPTGIAHTFMARDALKKQAEEMGVQIKVETNGAGGIKNHLTAEDIEKADGVIVAADVHVETNRFDGKNVVQVPVADGIKRPEELINTALDKSRKPFVAEKGASTSKDNDEKLGVGKTIYKHLMNGVSNMLPLVIAGGILMAIVFMFHPNAFDPESAHYNAFAASLWEIGSKSAFALIIPILSGYIARSIADKPGFAAGLVGGMLAVSGGSGFIGGIIAGFLAGYLTEGIKAATKNFPQMLEGLKPTLIYPLISVTVTGLAMIYIFNTPAAWLNNALISGLDSLSGTNVVILGVVLGAMMAIDMGGPFNKAAYVFSTAALTAGNPEPITAAMVGGMVPPIALAFAMLIFGSKFTKAQKGSIVPNFVMGASFITEGAIPFAAADPLRVIPSMMVGSGIAGGLALLFGSQIQAPHGGLVVIFGTDWSHSLFTIIAILIGSLVGAVMYGLLKKKPTDTPTI, from the coding sequence ATGAGAATTACAGAGTTATTAACAAAAGAAACAGTCGCAATGGACCTTGCAGCAACTTCGAAAGATGCAGCTATCTCAGAATTAGCGCAACAATTAAATAAAGCAGGGAAGTTAAATAACTTAGCTGACTTTGAAGCGGCGATTCATGCGCGTGAAGAACAAAGCTCAACAGGGATTGGAGAAGGAATTGCAATTCCACATGCCAAAGTAGCAGCAGTAGATACGCCAGCAATTGCTTTTGGTAAATCTAAAGCAGGTATCGATTATCAAAGTCTTGATATGCAACCTGCACACTTATTCTTTATGATTGCTGCACCAGCATCAGGCGCACAAACACACTTAGATGCACTTGCAAAATTATCAGGTATCTTAATGGATGATAAAGTACGTGAAGCTTTATTACATGCTGAATCTCCAGAAGAAGTGTTAGCAATTATTAATAAAGCAGATGACGAAGTAGCAGATGAGGATGAAGTAGTAGCACCAGCAGACTTAGATGCAAGCGAACCATATGTACTTGCTGTGACAGCTTGTCCAACAGGTATTGCACACACATTTATGGCACGTGATGCTTTGAAAAAACAAGCAGAAGAAATGGGTGTACAAATTAAAGTTGAAACAAATGGTGCCGGTGGAATTAAAAACCACTTAACAGCTGAAGATATTGAAAAAGCAGATGGTGTTATCGTAGCTGCAGACGTACATGTAGAGACAAATCGTTTTGATGGTAAAAATGTTGTACAAGTACCAGTTGCAGACGGAATTAAACGCCCAGAAGAATTAATCAACACAGCATTAGATAAAAGTAGAAAACCATTCGTAGCTGAAAAAGGTGCGAGCACTTCAAAAGATAATGATGAAAAATTAGGTGTCGGTAAAACCATTTACAAACATTTAATGAACGGTGTATCAAATATGTTACCGCTTGTTATCGCGGGTGGTATCTTAATGGCTATCGTATTCATGTTCCATCCAAATGCCTTTGATCCAGAAAGTGCACATTATAATGCATTTGCAGCGTCATTATGGGAAATTGGTAGTAAGAGTGCCTTTGCGTTAATCATTCCGATCTTATCTGGTTACATCGCACGTAGTATCGCTGATAAACCAGGTTTCGCAGCTGGTCTTGTCGGTGGTATGTTAGCCGTATCAGGTGGATCAGGATTTATCGGTGGTATTATTGCAGGTTTCTTAGCAGGTTACTTAACAGAAGGTATTAAAGCAGCAACAAAGAACTTCCCACAAATGCTTGAAGGTTTAAAACCAACATTAATTTATCCGTTAATTTCAGTAACGGTGACTGGTCTAGCAATGATTTATATCTTTAATACACCAGCAGCATGGTTAAACAATGCATTAATTTCAGGTTTAGATAGTTTATCAGGTACAAACGTAGTTATTCTTGGTGTTGTACTTGGTGCGATGATGGCCATTGATATGGGTGGACCATTTAACAAAGCTGCATATGTATTTAGTACAGCAGCATTAACAGCAGGTAATCCAGAACCAATTACAGCAGCAATGGTCGGTGGTATGGTACCACCAATCGCACTTGCATTTGCAATGTTAATTTTCGGTAGCAAGTTTACAAAAGCTCAAAAAGGTTCTATCGTTCCAAACTTTGTAATGGGAGCAAGTTTCATTACAGAAGGTGCTATTCCTTTCGCAGCTGCAGACCCATTACGTGTCATTCCATCAATGATGGTTGGATCAGGTATCGCAGGTGGATTAGCATTATTATTTGGTTCTCAAATCCAAGCACCGCATGGTGGACTTGTGGTAATCTTCGGTACAGACTGGAGCCACTCATTATTTACAATTATCGCTATTTTAATTGGATCATTAGTGGGTGCGGTTATGTACGGTTTATTGAAGAAAAAACCAACAGACACACCAACAATCTAA
- a CDS encoding ABC transporter ATP-binding protein translates to MEKMIEVNKLKKAFDSQVVLNGVSLDVVGGEIIGLIGPSGSGKSTLIKTVLGMEKADDGEAFVLDISMPNRKILADIGYMAQSDALYEALSAKENLVFFGQMKGIKKEELKQQIQHVSEVVELTDHLNKRVGSYSGGMKRRLSLAIALLGKPRLLILDEPTVGIDPSLRRKIWKELDALRREGCGILITTHVMDEAELTDKVALLLHGDVIAFDTPAHLKDLYQVNTVEEAFLKAEGGY, encoded by the coding sequence ATGGAAAAGATGATTGAAGTTAATAAATTGAAGAAAGCATTTGATTCACAAGTTGTATTGAATGGTGTGTCACTTGATGTAGTAGGTGGCGAAATTATCGGATTGATTGGCCCATCAGGCTCTGGTAAATCAACATTAATTAAAACGGTATTAGGGATGGAAAAAGCAGATGATGGTGAAGCGTTTGTATTAGATATTTCTATGCCAAATCGAAAAATTCTTGCAGATATTGGTTATATGGCACAATCTGATGCTTTGTATGAAGCGCTATCAGCGAAAGAAAACTTAGTGTTTTTTGGTCAAATGAAAGGGATTAAAAAAGAAGAATTAAAGCAACAAATTCAGCATGTATCAGAAGTAGTAGAATTAACAGATCATTTGAATAAAAGGGTAGGGAGTTATTCAGGCGGTATGAAACGTCGTTTATCTTTAGCGATAGCACTCTTAGGAAAGCCACGATTATTGATTTTAGATGAACCGACAGTTGGAATTGATCCATCTTTAAGAAGAAAGATATGGAAAGAACTGGATGCCTTACGTCGAGAAGGCTGTGGTATTTTGATTACGACACATGTTATGGATGAAGCGGAACTTACAGATAAAGTAGCATTACTATTACATGGTGATGTTATTGCATTTGATACACCTGCACATCTAAAAGATTTATACCAAGTAAATACTGTTGAAGAAGCATTTTTGAAAGCAGAAGGAGGATATTAA
- a CDS encoding ABC transporter permease — MRAFAIAKKVFKELIRDKRTLALMFVAPIFIMWLMNVMFTANNTTEVNMAVVGVDQNIVSTMNDVNHVTAKKYNSTETAEKALTKEKVDAIVETDDNENFSVTYANRDASKTAMSKQVFKQSLTATQVKEMTEKVQDMVKASPNPNAANQLQKPSVSIDEHYDYGDEDSGFFIKMIPVLMGFMVFFFVFLISGMALLKERTSGTLDRLLATPVRRSDIVFGYMLSYGFLAIIQTLVIVFATITLLKIEVVGNIANVVLVNFVLALVALAFGILMSTLAKSEFQMMQFIPLVVMPQLFSYD; from the coding sequence ATGAGAGCATTTGCGATTGCGAAAAAAGTATTTAAAGAATTGATTAGAGATAAGCGTACACTTGCATTAATGTTTGTTGCTCCGATATTTATCATGTGGCTGATGAATGTGATGTTTACAGCAAACAACACAACAGAAGTGAATATGGCAGTAGTAGGTGTCGACCAAAATATCGTATCAACGATGAACGATGTCAATCATGTAACGGCTAAAAAATATAATAGTACAGAAACAGCTGAAAAAGCACTTACGAAAGAAAAAGTGGATGCGATTGTTGAAACAGATGATAATGAAAATTTTAGTGTTACTTATGCAAACCGAGATGCTTCCAAGACTGCAATGAGTAAACAAGTGTTTAAACAATCACTAACAGCAACACAAGTAAAAGAGATGACTGAAAAAGTACAAGATATGGTAAAAGCAAGTCCAAATCCGAACGCAGCAAATCAATTACAAAAGCCTTCTGTTTCGATAGATGAACACTATGATTATGGTGATGAAGATTCAGGATTCTTTATTAAAATGATTCCGGTATTGATGGGCTTTATGGTTTTCTTCTTTGTATTTTTAATTTCTGGTATGGCATTACTTAAAGAACGAACATCTGGTACGTTAGATCGTCTATTAGCTACACCTGTACGTCGTTCAGATATCGTATTTGGCTACATGCTCAGTTATGGATTTTTAGCGATTATTCAAACGTTAGTCATTGTTTTTGCAACAATTACTTTATTGAAAATTGAAGTGGTCGGAAATATTGCTAATGTTGTATTGGTAAACTTTGTTTTAGCATTGGTTGCCTTAGCATTTGGTATTTTGATGTCAACACTTGCTAAGTCAGAATTCCAAATGATGCAATTTATTCCTTTAGTTGTTATGCCACAGCTCTTTTCCTACGATTAG
- a CDS encoding D-ribitol-5-phosphate cytidylyltransferase, with protein MIYAGILAGGIGSRMGNVPLPKQFLDLDDKPILIHTVEKFLLTNNFDAIFIATPQKWISHTKDILRMNNINDPRIKVVQGGTDRNETIMNIIQSIEEQHGITDEDIIVTHDAVRPFLTHRIIKENIEGALAFGAVDTVITATDTIITSTDGDTINSIPLRNEMYQGQTPQSFNINLLRNNYNNLSEEDKKILTDACKILVVSNQKVKLVLGELYNIKITTPYDLKVANSIIKGGMLND; from the coding sequence ATGATTTATGCAGGTATATTAGCTGGTGGTATAGGATCCAGAATGGGAAATGTTCCGTTACCAAAGCAGTTTCTGGATTTAGATGACAAACCAATCCTAATTCACACAGTTGAAAAGTTTTTGCTAACAAATAATTTTGATGCAATCTTTATTGCAACTCCTCAAAAATGGATATCTCACACTAAAGATATTTTGAGAATGAATAACATTAATGATCCGAGAATTAAAGTAGTACAAGGTGGAACAGACCGTAACGAAACAATCATGAATATTATTCAATCAATCGAAGAACAACATGGTATTACAGATGAAGATATCATAGTTACTCATGATGCAGTAAGACCGTTTTTAACTCATAGAATTATTAAAGAAAATATTGAGGGCGCACTAGCGTTTGGTGCAGTAGATACGGTAATTACAGCAACGGATACTATTATTACTTCAACGGATGGCGACACAATAAACTCTATACCACTAAGAAATGAAATGTATCAAGGACAAACACCTCAGTCATTTAATATTAATTTGTTACGTAATAACTATAATAATTTATCTGAAGAAGATAAAAAAATACTAACTGATGCATGTAAAATCCTTGTTGTTTCAAATCAAAAAGTAAAATTAGTTTTAGGTGAGCTATACAATATTAAAATTACAACACCTTATGATTTGAAAGTTGCTAACTCTATCATTAAGGGTGGGATGCTAAATGATTAA
- a CDS encoding hemolysin family protein, whose translation MDSTTIIYLIIFFTLIALTTVFVGSEFALVKVRATRIEQLIGEGNGNARVVKKMISNLDYYLSACQLGITVTSLGLGWLGEPLFERILHPVIELLNIPGALVTTISIVTAFTIVTYIHVVVGELAPKTLAIQYTERIALLYARPLYYFGFIMKPLIWVMNGSARLIIRMFGVDPNETNEAMSEEELKIIMNNSYHGGEINQTELAYMQNIFSFDERHAKDIMVPRTQMVTLNEPFNVDDLLETVKEHQFTRYPITEDGDKDHIKGFINVKEFLTEYASGVPIKTSDYIHELPMISETTRISDALVRMQREHVHISLIIDEYGGTAGILTMEDILEEIVGEIRDEFDDDEVNDIVPLDENTYQINGRVLLSDLEEQYDIEFEDSEDIDTIGGWLQAQNTNLEQDDFVDTVFDRWVISEIENHQIIHVLLRYEYNAERPKNIDEDEQNED comes from the coding sequence TTGGACAGTACGACCATAATTTATTTAATCATATTTTTTACATTAATCGCATTGACAACAGTCTTTGTAGGATCGGAGTTTGCATTAGTAAAAGTGCGAGCAACGAGAATTGAACAACTTATTGGAGAAGGAAACGGTAACGCACGTGTTGTGAAAAAGATGATTTCCAACTTGGATTATTATCTTTCAGCTTGTCAGTTGGGGATTACCGTGACATCACTGGGGTTAGGTTGGTTAGGTGAACCACTATTTGAACGTATACTACATCCTGTGATTGAACTTCTTAACATTCCAGGTGCTCTTGTAACAACGATTTCAATTGTTACAGCATTTACTATTGTGACTTACATTCATGTGGTTGTAGGTGAGCTTGCACCTAAAACATTAGCCATTCAATATACAGAGCGTATTGCATTACTTTATGCACGTCCACTTTATTATTTTGGTTTTATTATGAAACCATTGATTTGGGTAATGAATGGTTCTGCACGCTTAATCATTCGTATGTTTGGTGTGGACCCAAATGAAACAAATGAAGCGATGTCTGAGGAAGAATTAAAAATCATCATGAATAATAGTTATCATGGTGGGGAAATTAACCAAACAGAGCTAGCTTACATGCAGAATATCTTTTCATTTGATGAACGTCATGCTAAAGATATCATGGTACCTCGAACACAGATGGTAACATTAAATGAGCCATTTAATGTTGATGATCTTCTGGAAACAGTCAAAGAACATCAATTTACACGTTATCCGATTACTGAAGATGGGGACAAAGACCACATCAAAGGTTTTATTAATGTGAAAGAATTTTTAACAGAATATGCATCAGGTGTCCCAATTAAGACGAGTGATTATATTCATGAATTACCGATGATATCTGAAACAACACGCATTAGTGATGCACTTGTTCGTATGCAGCGCGAGCATGTCCATATTAGTCTTATTATCGATGAATATGGTGGAACAGCTGGTATTTTGACAATGGAAGATATCTTGGAAGAAATTGTTGGAGAGATTCGTGATGAGTTTGATGACGATGAAGTCAATGACATTGTGCCATTAGATGAAAACACATATCAAATTAATGGACGTGTGTTGTTAAGCGATCTTGAAGAACAATATGATATTGAATTTGAGGATTCAGAAGACATTGATACGATTGGTGGCTGGTTGCAAGCACAAAATACAAATCTTGAACAGGATGATTTTGTGGATACCGTATTCGATCGTTGGGTTATTTCTGAGATAGAGAATCATCAAATTATTCATGTCTTATTACGTTATGAATATAATGCAGAACGTCCAAAGAATATAGATGAAGATGAACAAAATGAAGATTAA
- a CDS encoding alcohol dehydrogenase catalytic domain-containing protein translates to MINQVYQLVSPRQFEVTYNNEDINSNKVIVRPLYLSICAADQRYYTGSRAEDVLKKKLPMSLIHEAVGEVVYDSQGMYDVGTKVIMVPNTPTKTDEIIAENYLPTSKFRSSGYDGFMQDYVFMDHDRVVEIDKSISDLSTIAYSELVTVSWHALQRFEKKSHANKNRFAIWGDGNLGYITAILLRKKYPDAEIYVFGKTDYKLRHFSFVTKTFHIYNIPDDLTFDHAFECVGGKGSQSAVEQIIDHISPEGTISLLGVTEYPIEVNTRLVLEKGLTMYGSSRSGAQDFREVAQFYKDNPDVVEKLSLLKGNEFEVKTINDVIQAFESDLSTSWGKTTLKWVM, encoded by the coding sequence ATGATTAATCAGGTTTATCAGTTAGTGTCGCCTAGACAGTTTGAAGTAACATATAATAATGAAGATATCAACAGTAATAAAGTAATTGTAAGACCACTGTACTTATCAATTTGTGCAGCTGATCAAAGATACTACACTGGTAGTAGAGCAGAAGATGTTCTAAAAAAGAAATTACCAATGTCTTTGATTCATGAAGCGGTTGGAGAAGTTGTTTATGATAGTCAAGGTATGTATGATGTTGGTACAAAAGTGATTATGGTGCCCAATACGCCAACTAAAACAGATGAAATTATAGCAGAAAATTATCTACCAACGAGTAAGTTTAGATCTAGTGGTTATGATGGTTTCATGCAAGACTATGTCTTTATGGATCATGATAGAGTTGTTGAGATAGATAAAAGTATCAGTGATTTAAGTACTATTGCTTATTCGGAACTTGTAACTGTTAGTTGGCACGCACTTCAAAGATTTGAAAAGAAATCACACGCAAATAAGAATCGATTTGCAATCTGGGGAGACGGCAACTTAGGCTATATTACGGCTATATTATTACGTAAAAAATACCCGGATGCTGAGATTTATGTATTTGGTAAGACTGATTACAAATTAAGACATTTTTCTTTTGTAACAAAAACATTTCATATTTATAATATTCCAGATGACTTAACATTTGATCATGCGTTTGAATGCGTAGGTGGTAAAGGTAGTCAATCTGCTGTCGAACAAATTATAGACCATATTTCACCAGAGGGTACTATTAGTTTGTTAGGTGTTACTGAATATCCTATTGAAGTAAATACAAGATTAGTTTTGGAAAAAGGTTTAACAATGTATGGTAGTAGTAGAAGTGGTGCACAAGATTTTAGAGAAGTAGCACAATTTTATAAAGATAATCCAGATGTTGTTGAGAAATTATCCCTATTAAAAGGTAACGAATTTGAAGTAAAAACAATCAATGATGTAATTCAAGCATTTGAAAGTGATTTATCAACTTCATGGGGCAAAACTACACTCAAGTGGGTAATGTAA
- a CDS encoding TetR/AcrR family transcriptional regulator, producing the protein MNTNQFPTFKEQLESASMPPGQRKAMLAAIKLFSEQGYHATSTAQIAKEAGISQATIFKYFSTKEALLMGVLEPLKEIVGKPFIESLSQQEDLESLIHFIVRDRYAFVSSNVDFLKIILQEVMISPNLRDALAMNFQKLMPDLFHHINKILDADEKIDKKLTQADRIRTIIGPLFTYVLQTQIFSVKTGEIDKELEIVEAQIIKSLRES; encoded by the coding sequence ATGAATACAAATCAATTTCCAACATTCAAAGAGCAATTAGAAAGTGCGTCCATGCCACCCGGACAACGAAAAGCGATGTTAGCTGCAATTAAACTTTTTTCAGAGCAAGGTTATCATGCCACTTCTACAGCTCAAATTGCGAAAGAGGCAGGTATTAGTCAAGCAACCATCTTTAAATATTTTAGTACAAAAGAAGCATTGCTAATGGGGGTACTTGAACCTTTAAAAGAGATTGTAGGGAAGCCATTTATAGAAAGTTTATCTCAACAAGAAGATTTAGAAAGTTTAATTCATTTTATTGTTAGAGATCGTTATGCATTTGTATCATCAAATGTGGATTTCCTTAAAATTATTTTGCAAGAAGTGATGATTTCACCGAACTTGAGGGATGCATTGGCAATGAATTTTCAAAAGTTAATGCCAGATTTATTTCATCACATCAATAAGATTTTAGATGCTGATGAAAAGATAGATAAAAAGCTCACGCAAGCTGACCGGATTCGAACAATCATTGGGCCACTTTTTACCTATGTACTACAAACGCAGATTTTTTCAGTTAAAACAGGTGAGATTGATAAAGAGTTAGAAATAGTAGAAGCTCAAATTATTAAAAGTTTAAGAGAAAGCTGA
- a CDS encoding ABC transporter permease — protein sequence MLVCFSGLIPLENMANWVQIIGKILPLSYSGHALSQIILWGNGWDKMIGDLGILMIFLVVLTVLNIIVLKRYRKV from the coding sequence ATCTTAGTATGTTTCTCAGGACTTATTCCTTTAGAAAATATGGCAAATTGGGTTCAAATCATCGGTAAAATTTTACCATTATCATATTCAGGTCATGCGTTATCACAAATTATTCTTTGGGGGAATGGATGGGATAAAATGATAGGAGACTTAGGTATTTTAATGATCTTCTTAGTTGTTTTAACTGTACTGAATATCATTGTTCTAAAACGTTATCGTAAGGTATAA
- a CDS encoding GlsB/YeaQ/YmgE family stress response membrane protein, giving the protein MIGFIVMLIVGGLIGWAAGAILGKDIPGGILGNIIAGLLGSWVGGMFLGAWGPSFGGIYVFPALIGSIIFIAVVSLILGALRGKK; this is encoded by the coding sequence ATAATAGGCTTTATTGTCATGTTAATAGTAGGCGGACTCATTGGTTGGGCTGCCGGAGCAATTTTAGGAAAAGACATCCCAGGTGGGATTTTAGGTAATATTATCGCTGGTTTACTCGGTTCTTGGGTAGGCGGAATGTTCCTAGGCGCATGGGGACCATCATTCGGTGGCATCTATGTATTCCCAGCACTTATCGGTTCAATTATCTTTATCGCAGTTGTATCACTTATTTTAGGTGCATTACGTGGTAAAAAATAA